The DNA sequence ggctgagggagccggcatacagcttctgggtcatgtggccagcatgacaaagccgcttctcgtgaaccagagcagcacacggaaacgccgtttaccttcccgtcggagcagtacctatttacctacttgcacttttgacgtgctttcaaagtgctaggtgggcaggagctgggaccgagcaacgggagctcaccccgtcgcggggattcgaattggGGGGTAGGTGGGTTGCAATtaatggggtggggaaatgcaaTTGGGCAATGCAACAACTAACATAGAAATAAATAAGTCACCATCTAGTAAAGTGACAGGCAGGAAATATCTATCCCATATCCAATGCTGGGCCCAGAGAGTCCAGAGCAGCCCAGCCCAGTGGATCAGATGAAATCAAGGAGTGGGATGGAATCCAGCCCCTAGGATTTCCCCACCTTAGACCTGCAGTCACTGGCTCATATCAGCCTCCTCCAGAGCCTGCTCTGTGTTTCAGGATGTTGCCGTTGCAGAGTGGGATTTTGAAAGGTCTTTGTAGTGTCTCAAGGGCCGTCGGGAGGCAGAAGCTGAGGGCGAGAACCTTTGAGAATAATCCTGAAGTGCCAccacaaacaaaagaaaaggaaaaaacagaAATATTAGGTTCTAGAAAGCAAATCAatgacatcttcaaatatctcaaggtctGTGACAAGGAAgatttcttgttttctcctgctctgcaggtgaggacccaaaccaacggcttcaagttacaagaaaggaaattctgagtaaacatgggaaTAGTTTTCTGATAGTTatagctgttggacagtggaacggactcccctggaagatggtaggctctccttcattggcggtttttaagcagaggttggatggccatctgccatggatgctttagttgagattcctgcattgcagggggttggactagatgactcttagggtgccttccaactccacgattctatgattagGAGGAGATTTGTGACAGGCAAAGGGGAGCACTTCTTTCATGAAATGGCTGTTAAACATGTGGAGCTTATGATCACAGGATGTGgccttctggagcagattagCCACATTCATTGAGTATATATAATGCCATCTCTCCTAACGCTCTGGTAGCCATGAGACGCTTTGGACTGTGGCTCCCATCTCTGGCTgggtctgaaacatctggaggggcacaaggttggggaaggatggGACAGGCTATCTGCTGAGAGAGCGGGAAATGTGCCCTCCGAGTTTAGAGACAGGAGCAGATGTTGGAGAGAAACCCCAGGGATTGGCTTTCACCACCTTCCTCAAACAGAGAGCTGTCCAGACCTCCATGTGTCAAAATGGTGGACCTCTGGTATGATTCAGTGCGACTGTTTCCAaatatagttttttaaaataggtttttaaatattgactcccccccccagctggtgGCAACCTCCACTGAGGTCCCTCAGACTTCCCACCCCAACAAAGCCCACtattcctctcccctcccacgGCCATCTTGGAAAACCTCCCAGATGCCAACACCCTCTTGCTCCTCCTCACCTGCTTCCTGCAGATATCCAGCAGGATTCCCGCCCGCATCAGGCACCAGATCTCCCCAACCAGTGAAACGACGACGTTCACAATGTCCATCCACCGGCCAACGGTCATCAGCAGAATCAGGAGGCCCCCCATCCTGACAAAGACCGTCTGGTAGGCCATCTGCTCTGTGGGGTTCTGCCGTTGCTCTTCTGCCATTGGACAAAGGAAAGATAAAATGGTTAGGCTTATGCTGGTCAACTTATATACAATGCCAGTACTATTCGGAGGAGACTTGttcaaattaatgaacctaagaaAGACTCACATTGGATACTCTCTGTAAATgagagggcagggatggggaacaactGCGGTCTTCCAAGTGTcaaggactggctggatgaggcagagccatagctgtcaagtttcggatttgaaaataagggatcagcagtctcacctatcccggggacagtcacatgtcagtggtgggcggagccagaagcaaaagtgggcggagcagcaatgtaaactccaagcaggctcggactcggagcggagcaaagaggagggcagccatgtgctccgcgcgatggagccccatcgtcttcttgtctgatcccatcaaaacaggacaggaggggctcggcggcaacggataggggctgatgcagggggaggaatacacccccctgtaagcacgggaaacggctcccacttgctttgagggctgaggcttttctctccaagtaggcgaggtcatcccacccagtccctgaccagcaggggaggagctgcttccattaaaaacgggaaatttaagggaaataaaaaataagggagagcagcaggaaactgcttgaaataagggagaatcccagggaaacgggatacttgacagcactgggcaaAGCAGTGGGAGCTACCTGCCCAAGATCCCCCCAGGGAGGATGCAGAAGATGACTTAGACTTAGATTAGATCCTGggtcctggtggtgggacacggaagagcagtctggggaagggacgagctgggaggtgctagaagcagggaGTCTGAGCGATCCAGgggagtcagaagaagaagagttgcgatttgatatcccgctttatcactacccgaaggagtctcaaagcggctaacattctcctttctcttcctcccccacaaccaacactctgtgaggtgagtggcacAAGTGAGGTGAGGAGAAGGAGGCCCTTCCAGGACAGGGTTTGAGGCCGACAGTCACAGTGTGAGCACAGACTCAGACAGAGAGGAGTCAGAAGTTGCCCTTGATATAGCAACCAAGGAATTTCGCTGTTttccgcaaggggacaatgacaataaagatttattctattctaccCAGCAGCAGGGCAGTCTCGGTCCTGCTGGCTCGCCTCCCCCAACTCTGACACCCCGATCGACGAGAATCCTTCACGTTGCTGAGCATtgggccagacaggcccagaggatGAGCATTCCCCTTTGACgcagccttcatctgcttggGAGAGATCCAGAGAGAGAGGctagagggggaagggaagggcaagtggtcagtttcagcaacttCTCAGCCAGAGGACTCTGGtgtgttgttaaaaaaaaaagtgaattgcATTCTGTGCCTCCTGTGTGTCCCTGCCTTGTGGTTGACCTGGGGCCACTTGGCAGCTCCTGGACACCGTGATGCTGGTCTCCCAactccagcatggccagtagtcagggatgatgataatgggagctggaggagtctggtaacatctggagggccacaggctcccccatccctgcattaaaaGGATGCAGAGTAGTGATGGAGGCATGTGGGGCAGTAAAGGCAAGTGATGGTCTAGTTAAGGGACAGAGAACCTGTGCTGCCATCCAGACCTTGCTGGACTCCAGGTCCCAGCAGCCAGTATGGGCAAGAGTCAGggccggagctgggagctggagtcacaaaaaacatccagaaggccacaggCCCACCATCCCTGCTGTAGGGATAGCTCAGTGAGAACAGcagcatgagtctcttaatcaCAGGGTTTCTGGTTCGAGCTCCACATGGAGCTAAAGTTGCCTGAATTGCAGGGCATTGGGACTAGAGGACCCGATTCTACGACTGTATCATCAGCAGAACCAGTCCAATTCTCTCTTCTAAAAAAAGTCAAGAAACCGAACTGTCATGTCAACATAGGAACAGGCCTTGTACCAAGTTAATACTATTTTGCCAGCCTTGCAATCTcatgtttgagagccagtgtggtgtagtggttaagagtggtagacttgtaatctggtgaactgggttcgtgtctccgctcctccacatgcagctgctgggtgaccttgggctagtcacacttctctgaagtctctcagccccactcacctcacagagtgtttgttgtgggggaggaagggaaaggagccactttgagactccttcgggtagtgaaaagcgggatatcaaatccaaactcttcttcttcttcttcttcttcttcttcttcttcttcttcttcttcttcttcttcttcttcttcatgtcctTTTGAGTAGGGCTGAAACCAGGGTCTCCTACACGGCAGGTGTATACTCTACTGTGTGCTCTTTATTTGGGGCCTCCCCAATAAAGAGGCCCCAAAtgagcataggaaactgccttaggcCAGATCCACCTTTCTCTTGTAATTGGCAGCAGGTCCTCAAGATctctggcagggtgtgtgtgtgtgtgtgtgtgtgtgtgtgtgtgtgtgtgtcttgtacACATCTttgtatttcttctttctttggtgatcactcgtagctgagtaagattgtcttccatgaacacggccttagcagtgagtccgtaagtgactgtggaggtcaattctggatccacacgtccttccacagcagggacataggtttctaggcgagagttgatcatggtgagggtttgccaagcatgccttcctcttagcacatttctccctcttagcacgtttctgagttcaagtgtcttcaaggCCCATTACACCTTGGCTCATTTGGGgcctgttctccaattggagcgctcgcaagccagtgttccccagtttatcctacatttttttagatttgccttgagagcatctttaaacctcttttgttgaccaccaacattacgctttccattttaaagttgtgaacagagtagttgctttggaagacgacaatcaggcatccgcacaacatgacaagtccaacaaagttggtgttgaagaatctttgctttgacactggtgatctttgcttcttccagtacactggcattagtttgcctgtcttcccaagcagtggcgtaggaagggaggggtggagggggcagggtGCCCCGGGTGCCGCTCTGGGAGGGGCGACAAGATGGCCCTTgcttccccccagctgtagagcggccgagaGCGCGGCAGCCCATACGGCCGCCGTGTGCAAGAGGCAGCCTGTACatactgcgcatgtgcggcatcccatacGGTTGCTTCACATGTGCAGTCCGTACCGGGTGCCGCTTGCACGGTGTCCATATGGGCTGCCTCCCATGTGCACTCCGTACAGGATGTGCGGCATTCCATCCATACAGGCTGcaccgccccgggtgccggagagggttcctccgccactgttcccaagtgatgtgtaaaatttttcggagacaccgttgatggaacgGATCTACAAGGGATCTTTGTATTTAAGATCCCCCTAGCTAGAAATGCCAGGAGTTGCACCTGGGACCTTTCCCCCTTACCAGACATTAGTCTGATTGCCTTTGATGCCACGGAACGTTCGCAAACATTCCAGCCGCTCCAGGAAgggaagcagtgctgtcaagtatcccgttttccctgggattctcccttatttcaagctgtttcctgctgctctcccttattttttatttcccttaaatttcccgttttgtaatggaagcagctcctcccctgctggccagggactgggtgggaagacctcgcctacttggagagaaaagcctcagccctcaaagcaagtgggagccgtttcccgtgctctaaggggggtgtattcctccccctgcatcagcccctatccgctgccgccaagcccctcagccggccaatagggttagctggcgggcggagcctggctgcctttgagcagctcctgcttcctgtcctgttttgatgggatcagacaagaagacgatggggctccatcgcgcggagcacatggctgccctcctctttgctccgctctgagcccgagcccgcttggagtttacattgctgctccgcccacttttgcctctggctccgcccaccactgatatgtgactgtccccgggataggtgagactgctgatcccttattttcaaatccgaaacttgacagctatgaagggaAGGTGCCAGAGGCGGACTATTCTGCAGGAGGGTGCTGCTTACTTGCttgctgctggggaaggaagccAAAGGCCAACGGCCGCCCACACCTAGCAACCTCCCAAAGATCTTGCCCACTGAGCCAGGGGCCCGCGAGGGGAGGAGGAGCTCACCTTGCATGTAGATGACAAGCAGAGTGTAGCAGATGGTGAGCGGGGTCCAGAAGCGGACGGCCTCCGAGGTGGTGAGGAAGTCCCGGTTGATCAGGGCCACCGCCGCCAGGTCGGCCACCACGAAGGTGACCTTGAGGGCGTTGCAGAGGAGGCGAGGGATGCCGTGCCAGGTGgtcaggaggaagaggcaggccccGCAGTAGCGCTCCTTGCAGTGGAGCTCGTACATGGTGAAGACGTGGCGTGCCATGCGCCAGACATAGTAAGTTAGGAGTCCGGCCAGGCCGACGCTGAGGAGCAGGTTCCACGTGCGGTGGGGCGCCCCCTCCTGGAGGTAGCTGAGGCTGCAGGAGATGCCGCAGCCCAGGGAGTACTGGCAGAGGAGGTAGAGCTGGCTGCTGTGCGCCCCCTGCAGGATCCCAGTGGAAATTGAGAGGTGGTAGCagtgtatattaaaaaaatatatattgaaataatttcaattataaaagtatgtgcaatgtctctctctctttttcaagtaatattttttacagatcagtttcatttgttaagacattaggaagaaaagagagagagaggtggaggggggagaggtgagtgggggtggggtcgggtgccgatgtttctattctacttaatgtACGTTTGGGGTTTTGTGTCCGTGTCCCTTGTGGaggttctctgctattcacttgtgttcctttggtggtgagagaggttggggttggctagggtgtggttgtttgtttgtgatcggctgtggtgatctttgttttcatgtgtgagtggggtgggtgggtgttttggatcagattAAATAAtttcaattataaagaaatagAGTGATACAAAGGGGGGAAGTGAGAAAGtaagggggggagaacaaatgtgtgtgtaagagagtgtgtgagagagagaaagaaacaatacacaaaaatgcaatgtaatatacagtcgtaccttggatcccgaatgccctggaactcggacgttttggctcccgaatgccgcagaCCTGGAagcgattgttccggtttgcggacgttcttttggaacctgaatgtctgatggggcttccactgcttctgattggctgcaggagcttcctgcaaccaatgaGAAATcgcgatttggttttcaaacgttttggaagttgaacagtcttccagaacagattccgttcgacttccaaggtacaactgtactcccATACATTCATACATAAATTGATATGGACGGTGGCAGTGTATGGGGTTGTgtgtttattttgattatatatatttagaTTTTAGATTTAGATTTTGTTCTgtcaaccaccctgagacctccatgTACAGGGGGGGGGCATATAAAGTCAAGAAATAAATaacagtggttagtgtgttgggagatcagagttcaaatccccactcggcaatgaagctcactgggggacattggggaccagtcactgcctcagcctaacctaccccacagggatgttgtggggacaaaatggggaggagaaccaccATGTACAgcactttgaactccttggaagaacAGCTGAGGTGTAAAtgcagtgaataaataaataaataaaccctccATCCAAATGGCAGGATAAAGCTTGACTGTCTGGGTGACCCGGTGGGAATTCGCTTCCTTCTACCGCTGGGCTGTTGGTTATCTTGACTCTGCTTTTAACTCGGGTGCCTGTCTGGGGGTTCCCCGCCTGGTCCCACCTCAGCCCGCACATGaagtaaagggaaaacaaagagtAGCTCACCTTGTCAAGGGAGAGGACGGTGGAGATGGCCCGAAGGGAGAACTCCAGCACCACCAAGGCAGCCACACGGTAGCCAACCACCGTGAAGGTCCCAGTCAGCACCAGGAGATGCAGCTGGTCCAGGAGGGGCCACTGGTTGCGGAtgatctccttctccttctgccggTCGGGGTCGCTGGGGCAGAAATGAGGGTCTCAAGAAGGGAAAGGCAGGTGCAGGAGCAATTTCTCCGCTCAGGACTGAGAGCTCAAACTTGGGACGCTACAGGGAGTAGCTGGAGTAAACATACTTTCCCTTTGCCACCTGGGCACTTCCAGGAGAGCCTAGAAGCCTAGAGGGCTTCTCCCACCACCAGGTCTCCAAGGTTGGGAGGAACCTGATATTCTCTGCATTTACTCCAGGAGAACCATCTTCTGCCTCTCCCAGGGGCAGAGAGGTTTTGGGGCTCACGCATGTCTGGAAATACCCTTTGGCCTACCAACAATCCAACCTCACAGGCTTTGGGTAAATTGCGCATGGAACTCTATACAAACTCAGAGGGGGTGCTCCTCTTCTGTACTGTTTCTGGGGCCTGAAAAAGGTCTTCTTGGGGCTTGGCTCCGAAAAGACCCTTGGAAACGCACAAAGGTTTGTTTGCTGGCAAACACAACCTCCCTGGCTGCCTTTTCCTGTCTCAATCTTGGAAGTGTGTTCAAGTCCTCTGTGATCATTTCACATTTCCCAAGTTGAGTTTGGTCACTGAGATCAAATGAAACCTGCTCCTAATTAAGCTCCTGGTTCAGCCCTGACCGGAACTGTCGCCAAATCCATAGGGATGTGTTTGCGATGCCCCTGTCCTCATACAAAGAATCACGGCTAAAGGACAACCTCATCCTCTGAAAAATTGTTGATACACTGCTGAATACTGCTTTCCGTTGCCTGTGCTCATCTACTCTGTCTTGCTCTGTTTTCCAAAGCTGAAAAGATTTAAGGAAATGCCAAGAAAGGCATCTTTGCCTGGCAATTGTCTTCTCACCAATACAAAAGGCATCTCGCCAGCCAGCATACAAAGAAGTCAGCTGGGCACTGCTCAGGTGGGGCTATGCTCGCACCCTGCCCTGGAGATAACATGCTGCCACTCCAATATTTAACTCCCAGGGATCCCTGGGGAGCAGTTGGACTCCAAAGCATGGCATGATCCGGATCTTAAAAGGGGGCGCCCACCCTCTTCCTCAAAGGCAAGAGCACAGACAATCAACTTCGCAGGAGTGGAAAATCTGGGCTTGCCCCTATTGAATTAATAGGAGTGTCTGAGATTCTTTCTGCAGACAGACGGAGCCATCAAAGCATCCAGATTCAGGACACTAGACACTAGTGACACTATACACGTGACACTAGACAGGTCAGTTTGCTGGTCTTTATGGCTCCTTCCCTCAACCTCCACCACCCACTCAGCACCTTATCAGAGGTTGGTAGCCACCCTAGGGCTGCCTGTAAGGACAGAATGAGGAAGTGGCTCTCTGTTTAAAAGACGAAATCTCTGCTCTGCCTAACAAGCACTCACTTCAAACAGTTGATGTAGATGTAAATCTTCATCAGGGTGCCCAGGATGGAGACGGCACAGGCACCCACCAGCCCTGCAAGGAAGCAAAGGTCAGAAAGGGGGTAGGGCTCAGTGGGTGGggtagccacacacacacacacccgggaaGAGGAGAAGCTCACCCTGCAAGATGGAGTCCACCAGATCGGAGCCCCAGGCCAGGCTGGGGAAGGTGGGCAGCCAGGAGACCAGGTAGGAGTAGAGGCTGGAAAGCATGGTGGGGCCCCGGGGCAGGGTGAGGGTGGGTGGCTCAGCCCTGGCCTTCCTCTTCCCAGCTGCAGTCTCAAAGGTCTGCTGTTGGAGGGCTGGCGAGAGCCCAGGGACCTTGTgcttgtgttgctgctgctgctgctgctctggtaaatcattgctgcctcctctTTGCCCCTCCTGGGGAGGAGGCCACTCAGCCAGAGCCCTTGCACAACCATTTCTGCTTGGG is a window from the Lacerta agilis isolate rLacAgi1 chromosome 8, rLacAgi1.pri, whole genome shotgun sequence genome containing:
- the TMEM82 gene encoding transmembrane protein 82, which encodes MLSSLYSYLVSWLPTFPSLAWGSDLVDSILQGLVGACAVSILGTLMKIYIYINCLNDPDRQKEKEIIRNQWPLLDQLHLLVLTGTFTVVGYRVAALVVLEFSLRAISTVLSLDKGAHSSQLYLLCQYSLGCGISCSLSYLQEGAPHRTWNLLLSVGLAGLLTYYVWRMARHVFTMYELHCKERYCGACLFLLTTWHGIPRLLCNALKVTFVVADLAAVALINRDFLTTSEAVRFWTPLTICYTLLVIYMQEEQRQNPTEQMAYQTVFVRMGGLLILLMTVGRWMDIVNVVVSLVGEIWCLMRAGILLDICRKQDYSQRFSPSASASRRPLRHYKDLSKSHSATATS